The following are encoded together in the Tribolium castaneum strain GA2 chromosome 3, icTriCast1.1, whole genome shotgun sequence genome:
- the Gr3 gene encoding gustatory receptor candidate 3: MCLAIILMNNKLNMVLVKSMLQRIKMEEKLVVEKFLNSLQIYLQHNQIFGFVTFTCTRSNFRSSKLLILYNIILQVLFVSFVSYWLYLVLEADDMLPIYKNTYLIILFADFAYLETTWICTLLKKDKLLELFKRLIHFDTKCQENSTVIDYKRHKKRLLCYLLARYVALALVILFSEILVIVSEQEWSFSTGLLVMIFNSALSYKASEIVVMLRSRFAILNKQIRFLNQYLRLKPEGRISNRRVFISFSKICYLHQHLSKSVKLFNEVFGVSLLVLFGNSFLSIVLALFRTAAELQASQIKWTRIAYMALASVPFIFDSIHLCDVCYSTIGTVSWCELNFDWSSQVSKAGELIHQIQTEDHDIIDEIEMFSLQIANEQVEFNAAGFFPINYTLVFSVRSVQVERI, translated from the coding sequence ATGTGTTTAGCAATTATCCTAATGAATAATAAACTTAACATGGTACTAGTCAAGTCTATGCTTCAACGTATCAAGATGGAAGAAAAACTGGTGGTAGAAAAATTCCTAAACTCTCTCCAAATTTACCTACAACATAATCAAATTTTCGGCTTCGTTACATTCACTTGCACACGCAGCAATTTTCGCAGCTCAAAACTCCTAATCCTTTACAACATTATTTTGCAAGTGTTGTTTGTAAGTTTCGTCTCTTACTGGCTTTATCTCGTTCTCGAAGCTGACGATATGTTACCCATTTACAAAAACACCTACCTCATAATACTTTTCGCCGACTTTGCCTATCTGGAAACAACATGGATCTGCACCTtgttaaaaaaagacaaactTTTGGAGCTTTTCAAACGCCTGATCCACTTCGACACAAAATGCCAAGAAAACAGCACCGTGATCGACTACAAGCGACACAAAAAACGCCTCTTGTGCTATTTGCTCGCCCGATACGTTGCTTTAGCGCTAGTTATCTTATTTTCGGAAATTCTCGTAATTGTGAGTGAGCAGGAATGGTCGTTTTCCACCGGCTTGCTAGTCATGATTTTCAACTCCGCTCTGAGCTACAAGGCCTCAGAAATAGTCGTAATGTTGCGGTCACGTTTCGCGATTTTGAACAAACAGATCAGGTTTCTGAACCAGTACTTGCGCCTGAAGCCGGAGGGTCGAATAAGTAACAGGAGagttttcatcagctttaGCAAAATCTGCTACTTGCACCAGCATCTGAGCAAGAGTGTGAAACTCTTCAATGAGGTTTTCGGTGTTTCGTTGCTGGTTTTATTCGGGAATAGTTTTCTGTCCATTGTGCTTGCACTTTTTCGCACTGCGGCCGAGCTGCAAGCCAGCCAGATAAAGTGGACTAGAATCGCCTACATGGCCCTGGCCAGTGTTCCCTTTATTTTCGACTCGATCCACCTCTGTGATGTGTGTTACTCGACCATTGGGACGGTAAGTTGGTGCGAATTAAACTTTGATTGGTCTTCTCAGGTCAGTAAGGCTGGGGAGCTCATCCACCAAATTCAAACCGAGGACCATGACATTATCGACGAGATTGAAATGTTTTCGCTTCAGATAGCCAACGAGCAAGTTGAATTTAACGCCGCTGGTTTTTTCCCAATCAATTACACGCTGGTGTTTTCCGTACGTAGCGTCCAAGTTGAGCGAATTTAA
- the Gr63 gene encoding gustatory receptor Gr63 → MQHEVVKKFLHSVRIVFVQSEIFCLVNFNHRESYFRLSKAKSFCTFVAALVYCSVTFFALSELLTDLATSILLKVSSLLIGFCASIYVGTVWINTSINGTKFIEFINKLIEFDVKLQNVSLIINYENQRTRSRIHLFVRYVFVTSYLLFDYFVQRNQEYKYYQILSHLSGIFFTVFNVAQCYLTTELVLMLQTRFVILNKQLTKITVKNFATKTQSAVLGKICTLHHHLSKLVTRFNEIFGLGLLLMFAVSFLIITQVIFVICVLVQSEKIVWLHLVYISFLGIICAADVFYICHVCYATIQEVRAKIYFFYLVKFYKVSKSGELIHKIETNEHEIIDKIEMFSLQILNERAEFNAAGFFPIDYTLVFSVSFG, encoded by the coding sequence ATGCAACACGAAGTCGTCAAAAAATTTCTCCACTCTGTTAGAATTGTCTTCGTCCAGAGTGAGATTTTCTGTTTGGTTAATTTCAACCACCGAGAGAGTTACTTTCGTTTGTCGAAAGCCAAGTCTTTTTGCACATTTGTGGCAGCTTTGGTTTACTGTTCAGTGACGTTTTTTGCCCTTTCTGAACTTTTAACAGATTTGGCAACGTCTATTTTACTCAAAGTATCGTCCTTATTGATTGGTTTTTGTGCTTCAATTTATGTTGGAACGGTTTGGATTAACACTTCAATCAATGGGACAAAATTTATTGAgttcataaataaattaatcgaaTTTGAcgttaaattacaaaatgtttcGCTTATTATCAATTATGAGAACCAACGAACAAGAAGTAGAATCCACCTGTTCGTAAGATATGTCTTTGTGACCAGTTATTTACTATTCGATTATTTTGTTCAACGAAATCAGGAATATAAATATTACCAAATACTATCACATTTGTCGGGAATTTTTTTCACAGTTTTTAACGTAGCTCAATGCTATTTGACCACTGAATTAGTTTTAATGCTCCAAACCCGTTTTGTAATTCTCAATAAGCAACTAACTAAAATTactgtgaaaaattttgcaactAAAACACAGTCAGCGGTTCTTGGTAAAATCTGCACTTTGCATCACCATTTATCAAAATTGGTAACACGTTTCAATGAGATTTTCGGTCTCGGATTATTGCTAATGTTCGCTGTTAGTTTTCTGATAATCACACAagtgatttttgtaatttgtgttCTTGTGCAGTCGGAAAAAATCGTTTGGTTGCATTTGGTGTACATTTCTTTCCTTGGCATTATTTGTGCAGCTGATGTTTTCTACATTTGTCACGTCTGTTATGCCACAATTCAAGAGGTGAGggctaaaatttattttttttatttggtgaaattttacAAGGTGTCCAAGTCGGGAGAACTAATCcataaaattgaaacaaacGAGCACGAAATTATCGATAAAATTGAGATGTTTTCTTTGCAAATTCTGAACGAAAGGGCGGAGTTTAACGCCGCTGGTTTTTTCCCAATTGATTATACTTTGGTATTTTCGGTAAGTTTTGGTTAA
- the zda gene encoding peptidyl-prolyl cis-trans isomerase FKBP8, which produces MAIDKAEAPTERPTFEPQPDEKSDLSDEFASPEKSDEEPEWQDLLGSGSLLKKIVKEGQANTRPQRLQKCTISYELSLADGTFIERKDNEEIQLGDCDVVQGLDVAIGLMNVGEKCSLKIEPRLAFGGVGLPPKIPPNATVVYDIELVGVEPEDDPEMLSVLERKAQGNKKRERGNWWYGRGENTLAIQCYRRALDYLDEVETGIDALNKTEEIPDSTLQELLEDRISVCNNMAAAQIKLELYDAALNSLQTVLRCQPNNVKALFRKAKVHKGKNDLIAAQKCLKKADEVSPNNSDVQKELALISKLIQKQKVTERELAKRMFGDKKPVKEEKTKDSKHSMLVWSATLAASFAVGLAGVAAYRLKFA; this is translated from the exons ATGGCCATCGACAAGGCAGAAGCCCCCACAGAAAGACCCACTTTTGAGCCCCAACCCGACGAAAAAAGCGACCTAAGCGACGAATTCGCCTCGCCCGAAAAATCGGACGAGGAGCCCGAATGGCAGGACTTGCTAGGCAGTGGCAGCTTGCTGAAGAAAATCGTGAAGGAGGGCCAGGCCAACACGCGCCCCCAGAGACTCCAGAAATGCACAATTAGCTACGAGTTGAGTCTGGCTGACGGGACCTTCATTGAAAGGAAAGACAACGAGGAGATCCAGTTGGGGGACTGCGACGTGGTGCAAGGCCTGGACGTGGCCATCGGACTCATGAATGTGGGGGAGAAGTGCTCGCTGAAAATCGAGCCAAGGCTGGCGTTCGGGGGCGTGGGGCTGCCGCCGAAAATCCCCCCGAATGCGACCGTGGTCTACGACATTGAGTTGGTGGGGGTGGAGCCTGAGGACGATCCAGAGATGCTCTCGGTTTTGGAGAGGAAAGCGCAAgg GAACAAAAAGCGAGAAAGGGGCAACTGGTGGTACGGTCGCGGGGAGAACACCCTTGCCATCCAGTGTTACCGCCGAGCTCTGGATTATCTGGACGAAGTCGAGACCGGGATTGATGCCCTTAACAAAACGGAGGAAATTCCCGACTCCACTCTCCAGGAGCTGCTGGAGGACCGTATCAGTGTTTGTAATAACATGGCAGCGGCTCAAATCAAGTTGGAGTTGTACGATGCCGCTCTTAATTCCCTCCAAACTGTCTTGAGGTGTCAGCCAAATAATGTTAAAGCCTTGTTTCGTAAAGCCAAAGTGCACAAAGGGAAAAATGATCTGATTGCTGCGCAAAAGTGTCTAAAGAAGGCCGATGAAGTGTCGCCGAATAATTCCGATGTTCAGAAAGAGTTGGCGCTCATTTCCAAGCTGATTCAGAAGCAGAAGGTGACTGAGAGGGAGTTGGCCAAGCGGATGTTCGGCGATAAGAAACCAGTCAAGGAGGAGAAGACCAAGGACTCCAAACACAGC ATGTTGGTGTGGAGCGCAACGTTGGCCGCCAGCTTCGCCGTGGGGTTGGCCGGCGTGGCCGCCTACCGGCTAAAGTTCGCGTAG
- the LOC103313488 gene encoding uncharacterized protein LOC103313488, whose amino-acid sequence MVTMHDTSVSGATSDSSNAGGLKNSRHFITPGVSKPIFEAIKKKSIPARERLCVLLLDEIDLAPHLDYLPKEDYIIGFEDTGWSRNQLVADTALVFMLRSIYGNWKQPVAFAFHDYPLNQKTQIRFIKEIAKEAKQAGLNLIALVCTHCDHNVKAIDCLLEESKSAHTIDLDGHQVVPLLDPGSLLLVTRNLFCENNLQFVKDGISKLAQWQHLVQAHKIDSERSNYLAKITKSHLLPESMNLTKCVQTLSGTFAGFLNTIAGKTSLPVEATQTADLLFFLDKVLDSLNGTMEQDIHKPLRGPITELSPHSKFWSEAREVFKQMTLPGGDRGNSFAKWVRTFDAFEVIKEKILGLGYDSFPARSFNLEPLQNCFDLLSEQAGSTGCENRLTCKKFSVFYNLALRSKDMASRRATEPKCEPDGLNFLLTVEDLS is encoded by the exons ATGGTTACGATGCATG ATACTTCAGTTTCGGGTGCAACTTCTGATTCATCAAATGCGGGAG GATTAAAAAACTCCCGCCATTTCATTACTCCTGGTGTCTCTAAACCGATCTTTGAGGCAATCAAAAAGAAGTCAATCCCGGCGCGAGAGCGCCTCTGCGTCCTCTTACTTGACGAAATTGACTTAGCCCCCCATTTGGATTACCTGCCGAAAGAAGACTACATTATCGGTTTTGAAGACACCGGGTGGTCACGCAACCAACTAGTTGCAGACACCGCCCTTGTCTTCATGCTACGCAGCATTTACGGCAACTGGAAACAACCAGTAGCTTTCGCGTTCCATGACTACCCCCTaaaccaaaaaacacaaatcaggTTCATTAAAGAAATCGCCAAAGAAGCGAAACAAGCCGGCTTGAACTTAATAGCCCTCGTGTGCACACACTGCGACCACAATGTCAAAGCAATCGATTGTCTTCTCGAAGAGTCCAAATCTGCACACACCATTGACTTGGACGGCCACCAAGTGGTGCCGCTTCTAGACCCCGGCTCTCTACTACTAGTCACTCGAAATTTATTCTGCGAGAATAATCTACAGTTTGTAAAAGACGGTATTTCCAAACTGGCACAGTGGCAACACCTAGTGCAAGCCCACAAAATCGACAGCGAACGCAGCAATTACCTTGCCAAAATCACCAAAAGCCACTTGCTTCCCGAATCCATGAACTTAACAAAATGCGTGCAAACCCTAAGTGGCACTTTCGCCGGCTTTTTAAACACAATAGCCGGGAAAACTAGTCTTCCGGTAGAAGCCACCCAAACCGCAGACTTACTTTTCTTCCTAGACAAAGTTTTGGATAGTTTGAACGGCACCATGGAACAAGACATCCACAAGCCGCTCCGAGGGCCCATAACTGAATTGTCCCCTCATTCGAAATTCTGGTCAGAAGCCAGGGAAGTGTTCAAACAGATGACACTGCCAGGCGGTGACCGCGGTAATTCCTTTGCCAAGTGGGTGCGCACTTTTGACGCTTTCGAAGTGATTAAGGAGAAAATTCTGGGCTTGGGGTACGACTCATTCCCGGCCAGATCGTTCAATTTGGAACCGTTACAAAACTGCTTTGATTTGTTGAGCGAACAAGCGGGCTCTACTGGGTGTGAGAATCGCCTAACTTGCAAAAAGTTCAgcgttttttacaatttggccCTGAGGTCGAAGGATATGGCGAGTCGGCGTGCTACTGAGCCGAAGTGTGAACCCGATGGcttgaattttttgctaaCCGTTGAAGATTTGTCTTAA
- the LOC655067 gene encoding UDP-glycosyltransferase UGT4 — protein MYSLTVAFLFASVSSSRILVIIPTPFYSHQSVFQPLWLELAQKGHQVTAVTANPLKTHLPNLKQIDLSFTYKLVYEDHKMQHVINTESNLLTLMRHVFVVMNNITTEQLNHPQVQELIKSDQEFDLMIVEVHIPAWFGFARKFKCPVIGVTSMDATNHVKRMVGNLNHPVYTHHVNLPFGDGLNFWQRVVCVLFELLDEFQTSYLLYPIQEKIIKNALNDPEINLSEIVKNLTLVFTNIIPGFNKVTTNLPSVVQLNGLQIKPPQVLPLELGQFLDGAAQGVIYFSLGSNVKSYLISEDLQQLLLQVFRDLPFRIVWKFEDEVANLPQNVKVVTWAPQQDILRHKNTKLFVTQGGIQSIEEAIRFKVPLLGFPFFGDQFYNVMRVKKLGIGTWLDFKTLDKEGLKTSILECINNQTYLANLEEIADLLDDPLTSLNRAVWWIEFVLRHRGAQHLRSPLADVPFYQYYLFDVVFFLVFIVFLTSFVLLKLMRRKVGYKKLKVQ, from the exons ATGTATTCACTCACTGTGGCGTTTCTCTTTGCTTCAGTGTCCAGCAGCCGTATTTTAGTCATCATACCAACCCCTTTCTACAGCCACCAGAGTGTGTTCCAACCCCTATGGCTCGAACTGGCCCAAAAAGGCCACCAAGTGACTGCAGTCACTGCAAACCCTCTCAAAACCCACCTCCCCAACCTCAAACAAATCGACCTAAGTTTCACCTACAAGTTGGTGTACGAAGACCACAAAATGCAGCACGTGATCAACACCGAAAGCAATCTCCTCACACTGATGAGACACGTGTTTGTGGTCATGAACAACATCACCACCGAGCAGCTGAACCATCCCCAAGTGCAAGAGTTGATCAAAAGTGACCAAGAGTTTGATTTAATGATTGTGGAAGTGCACATTCCGGCGTGGTTTGGCTTCGCGCGCAAATTCAAGTGCCCGGTGATTGGCGTGACGTCGATGGACGCCACCAATCACGTCAAGCGAATGGTGGGCAACTtgaaccaccctgtatacacgCACCATGTTAATTTGCCGTTTGGAGACGGTTTGAATTTTTGGCAGCGAGTTGTTTGCGTCCTTTTCGAGTTATTGGACGAGTTTCAAACTAGTTATTTGTTGTACCCTATCCAggagaaaataataaagaacgCACTGAACGATCCCGAAATAAATCTTTCCGAAATCGTCAAAAATCTCACTCTGGTGTTCACCAACATTATCCCAGGCTTCAATAAAGTAACGACAAACCTTCCATCGGTTGTACAACTCAACGGGTTACAGATTAAACCCCCACAAGTGTTACCACTCGAACTGGGCCAGTTTTTGGATGGGGCGGCTCAaggagtgatttattttagtttgGGGTCGAATGTTAAAAGTTATTTGATTTCGGAGGACTTGCAACAACTCCTCTTGCAAGTTTTTCGTGACTTGCCGTTCAGAATTGTTTGGAAGTTTGAGGATGAAGTCGCGAATTTGCCCCAAAATGTGAAAGTGGTGACTTGGGCCCCGCAACAAGATATTTTGAGGCACAAAAACACGAAACTTTTTGTTACACAAGGAGGGATTCAGTCAATTGAGGAAGCGATTCGTTTCAAGGTGCCGCTGTTAGGGTTTCCGTTTTTCGGGGACCAGTTTTATAATGTTATGAGGGTTAAAAAATTAGGGATAGGGACGTGGCTCGATTTTAAAACTTTGGATAAGGAGGGACTTAAAACTTCGATTTTGGAATGTATTAACAATCAAAC GTATTTAGCAAATCTTGAAGAAATTGCTGATTTGCTTGATGATCCTCTAACTTCATTAAATAGAGCCGTTTGGTGGATTGAGTTTGTTTTGAGACATCGTGGGGCCCAACATTTGCGAAGTCCGTTAGCTGATGTTCCGTTCTACCAGTATTACCTTTTCgatgttgtattttttctcgtatttattgtttttttaaccagttttgtacttttaaaactgatGCGGCGTAAAGTCGGTTATAAGAAGCTCAAAGTACAATAA
- the Bsg gene encoding basigin, whose protein sequence is MKYHHLVLLCVALISIFCTKSAYSKVTVLNKSGDPVKTTVHFTVKKSLQLKCESDETGNVVWEKGGKSVETLNELKGRFELKDNKTVFTINNLKDSDVGNYTCAVYSNGNKISEYTVSLHTATSSKWGVRVSKNSNVVEGEKLTIKCEIRGELTLSWFYKNTTSGDNYTTLPGENGRVKLKDYYDEERKVNVTGGLLIIDEVDMGDRGEYICIGKSADGQMFNMTSTVRIKDKYAALWPFLGICAEVFVLCAIIFIYEKKRNKTELEESDTDQSPEQKNTPDHGKESNLRHRQ, encoded by the exons ATGAAGTACCACCACCTAGTGCTGTTGTGTGTCGCTTTAATCTCGATATTTTGCACGAAAAGCGCCTACTCCAAGG TTACCGTATTAAACAAATCCGGAGATCCTGTGAAGACGACAGTACATTTTACGGTCAAGAAGAGTCTGCAGTTGAAATGCGAATCAGACGAAACTGGAAATGTCGTATG GGAAAAAGGCGGTAAATCCGTCGAGACGCTGAACGAGTTGAAGGGCCGCTTCGAATTAAAGGATAATAAGACGGTGTTCACCATCAACAATTTGAAGGATTCCGACGTGGGGAATTACACGTGTGCCGTGTACAGCAACGGTAATAAAATCTCCGAATACACCGTCTCCCTGCACACGGCCACCAGCTCCAAATGGGGCGTGAGGGTCAGCAAGAACTCCAACGTCGTCGAAGGCGAGAAACTCACCATCAAGTGCGAAATCAGGGGCGAACTCACGCTCAGCTGGTTCTACA AGAACACCACCAGTGGTGACAACTATACCACGTTACCGGGCGAAAATGGACGAGTCAAATTGAAGGATTACTACGACGAAGAAAGAAAAGTGAATGTGACTGGGGGGCTGTTAATAATCGATGAAGTTGATATGGGCGACAGAGGTGAATACATTTGTATAGGAAAATCGGCTGATGGCCAAATGTTCAACATGACGAGTACAGTCCGCATTAAAG ATAAATATGCGGCGTTGTGGCCATTTTTGGGTATCTGTGCCGAAGTGTTCGTCCTTTGTGCCATTATATTTATATACGAAaagaaacgtaacaaaacgGAATTGGAGGAGAGCGACACTGATCAGAGCCCCGAACa GAAAAACACCCCCGACCACGGTAAAGAGTCGAACTTGAGGCACAGACAGTGA
- the LOC655288 gene encoding cyclin-dependent kinase 20, producing MENYKLLGKVGKGAHGLVFKALDLQNNKTVALKQIAVVNVTNGIPKNTMREICVLRALQSKHIVKLVDIFNVDSSIIIAMEYLQRSLSDVLKDIERPLTTPQIKLYTKMILMGVETMHSNRIMHRDLKPANLLIDDHGVLKIADFGLSRIYNKEKDRQYTHQVGTRWYRAPELLYGSQKYTPAVDIWAVGCILAEMINKQPLFPGETDIAQLAIVIATLGTPNEEIWPGLTSLPDYNKIAFTHSDGQTWNSKFPDCDEATVDLIQQFLHYDQSKRIGAKKALNHRFFFVKPLPCDLDQMPKPSEVKTETCWLAKDFDDIVNMNKVVHI from the exons ATGGAGAACTACAAGCTGTTGGGTAAAGTGGGCAAAGGAGCCCACGGCCTAGTTTTCAAAGCCTTGGacttgcaaaataataaaacagtcGCTCTCAAGCAAATAGCTGTAGTTAACGTCACTAATGGAATACCAAAAAACACCATGCGTGAGATTTGCGTTTTACGAGCCCTTCAGTCAAAACAT ATTGTTAAACTGGTGGACATATTCAACGTCGACAGTTCCATTATCATAGCAATGGAGTACTTGCAGAGGAGCTTATCGGACGTTCTGAAAGACATAGAACGGCCCTTAACCACCCCACAGATTAAACTGTACACGAAAATGATCCTGATGGGTGTGGAGACCATGCATTCGAACCGAATCATGCACCGG GACTTAAAACCCGCCAATTTGCTCATAGACGACCACGGCGTGTTAAAAATCGCCGACTTCGGTCTGTCTCGAATTTACAACAAGGAAAAAGACCGTCAATATACCCACCAAGTGGGGACGCGGTGGTACCGAGCCCCTGAACTTTTATACGGCTCGCAAAAGTACACCCCAGCTGTGGACATTTGGGCCGTTGGGTGCATTCTAGCCGAAATGATCAACAAACAACCTTTATTTCCC GGGGAGACGGACATTGCCCAACTCGCCATAGTCATTGCAACTTTGGGGACCCCAAATGAGGAAATCTGGCCCGGACTGACATCGCTTCCTGACTACAATAAAATCGCTTTTACACACAGCGATGGCCAGACCTGGAATTCCAAATTTCCCGATTGTGACGAAGCTACGGTTGATTTGATTCAACAGTTTTTGCATTACGACCAAAGCAAACGGATTGGGGCAAAAaaa GCCTTAAATCACCGATTTTTCTTCGTAAAGCCGCTCCCTTGTGATCTGGACCAAATGCCCAAACCTAGCGAAGTAAAGACTGAAACTTGTTGGCTTGCCAAAGATTTTGATGATATTGTAAACATGAATAAAGTTGTACACATCTGA